A stretch of the Acetomicrobium thermoterrenum DSM 13490 genome encodes the following:
- the yedF gene encoding sulfurtransferase-like selenium metabolism protein YedF — protein MKIVDARGTTCPKPVIMTKKAIDSGEKEVEVLVDNDVSFQNVRRFLDSQGYEIIEEVKKEDGTFVIRGKSEETAEDSTAEIEDAAKIKPNEEKKSVGVLLLSDTIGRPNDGLGEVLMKSFLGVLLEGEPPVVIALMNEGVLLSLPENSASEILRDLENKGTSILVCGTCTNHFGITDKVSVGTISNMFQITEAMLEVDKALVYG, from the coding sequence ATGAAAATAGTCGATGCGAGAGGAACGACTTGCCCAAAACCGGTAATAATGACGAAAAAGGCGATAGATTCTGGAGAAAAGGAAGTGGAAGTTTTAGTCGATAACGACGTCTCCTTTCAAAACGTCAGGCGCTTCCTTGATTCACAGGGATACGAAATCATCGAAGAGGTTAAAAAAGAGGATGGGACTTTCGTTATTCGAGGCAAATCGGAAGAGACAGCAGAAGATAGCACGGCAGAAATCGAAGATGCAGCCAAAATTAAGCCTAATGAAGAAAAAAAGAGTGTAGGGGTGTTGCTTCTGTCGGATACTATCGGCAGGCCAAACGACGGATTGGGAGAGGTGTTGATGAAAAGCTTTCTCGGAGTTCTCCTTGAAGGCGAACCCCCAGTTGTGATCGCTTTGATGAACGAAGGGGTGTTGTTATCCCTACCGGAAAACAGCGCTAGCGAAATACTAAGAGACCTCGAAAATAAGGGGACTTCCATCCTCGTATGCGGAACCTGTACCAATCATTTTGGAATAACCGATAAAGTCTCTGTTGGGACTATATCCAACATGTTTCAAATAACGGAAGCCATGCTCGAGGTGGATAAGGCGTTGGTTTACGGATAA
- a CDS encoding nicotinamidase, producing the protein MMLSIKKKDALIIVDLQVDFCPGGNLPVPEGDEIVPIANKLVEHFERQEGQIVFSRDWHPDKHMSFKECGGPWPAHCVQNTRGAEFHHDLFIPPSAIVVSKATEPLKEAYSAFDGTRLSETLHEAGIERVFICGLATDVCVKSTALDAIKLGYDTYVIQDASRGITKESVEQSLKEMKNVGVKIIESRQILSN; encoded by the coding sequence ATGATGCTGTCGATAAAAAAGAAAGATGCCCTGATAATCGTGGATTTGCAAGTGGATTTCTGTCCCGGCGGAAATCTACCGGTTCCTGAAGGAGATGAGATTGTCCCTATAGCAAACAAACTGGTTGAGCATTTCGAAAGACAGGAGGGTCAAATCGTCTTTTCCCGCGATTGGCATCCGGATAAACATATGAGCTTCAAAGAGTGTGGCGGACCATGGCCCGCTCATTGCGTCCAAAACACCAGAGGAGCTGAATTTCATCACGATCTTTTTATCCCTCCTTCGGCAATAGTCGTGAGCAAAGCGACGGAACCCTTGAAAGAAGCCTATTCCGCCTTTGACGGGACAAGATTATCGGAGACATTGCATGAAGCGGGAATTGAACGAGTTTTTATATGTGGTTTGGCTACTGATGTCTGCGTGAAATCAACGGCCTTGGATGCTATTAAATTGGGGTATGATACTTATGTGATCCAAGATGCCTCGCGCGGAATTACCAAAGAAAGCGTTGAGCAAAGTTTGAAGGAAATGAAAAATGTTGGCGTCAAGATCATCGAAAGCCGCCAAATTTTGTCGAATTAA